The Silene latifolia isolate original U9 population chromosome Y, ASM4854445v1, whole genome shotgun sequence sequence ccctctcacaccactcgttaaaccgggtggggGTTCGTCCTATTCTTGTTGTACGGtccggagacggcttgtctctaaggttggtgcttctatggttggtccgtctttatcttcttattttgatgggcttcagttcggggtgggtgtgtccggtggaggagaggctatcttgcatgccttgaaccggctcattgaggctcggggacTCGGGAGGGGTTTTCTATGCCGCCGGTTGATTTCGCacgcgttcaaccttgttgaccgttcgaccatgcttcaggaggtccgccgtcgttgcccggctctctcccgttgggtggagttttgttattccagcccggcccgccttttttatggggagcactgcttgtggtcttgtcagggtgttcagcagggtgatccgttggggcctttgcttttcgcgttggttttgcatcccttggtttgcaagatccgggacacttttgacctcactttgcaggcttggtatttagatgatggcaccatcgtgggtgatactttggaggtggggaatgTTTTGGACTTGATTATGTTGGATTGCCCTCGTTTTGGAttacatcttaatgtctccaagacgaaggtcttttggcctgttgaggatccacggagtcggcttcctggggttttccccacttctatttctcggcctttgcgcggtgttacagttttgggaggacctgtcagtacttgtcctggttttagcagtgagattgtggcgatgAGAGTAACTAAGActattgagctaatggacttggttgcgaggattgaggacccgcaatgtgagttgcttcttcttcgagcttgtactggtatttctaagctctacttctcccttcgtacttgctcccctagtgtttttgggtctgtccatcttccttttgatgccgctcttcgttctagcttggaacgtattgtcaccgcgtcggggccgggttttgggattagcggtggcgccttgctacattcccttttcatcttggtggtcttggtgtctatgcggcggagATGttatattttatgcttttattgcgtccccgCTGCGTCTGGGTTTGCGAGCTAAGCTCCTCGCCCTTCCGGTATTGTAACTGCCggccccgcttttgatgatgccgcgcagtgtttactgcgactacgaggttctggtattttaggtcaccctagtgaaattgctgcccccaaacttatgaagaaattggcggacatttatttcacgacggttcttCTTGCGCCTCGTAGTccgttttctctttgacaccacgccagcttgctttatggcgcCTCTCGACGGTTCTCACTcctcgattggttacgtgcggttcctatctcggggttggggcggactatgaacggaggacttaccgtagtgttttggggtatcgtctgggtgttccgttattcacggtatctaggccccgtcccgcttgctctcgggtttttgtctttggggatgtttttggggaccacgctgtttcttgatCTTGGTaccgtgggcgttaaacatcggcataaccttgtcagggacactcttttcgacatccgcTATAGATCCGTATTATCatggaaggaggttgatatcggtttggttgatgggcatggtggctctcttctcTCCTGGATTTATTgttttattcttgggacaggggggcgtgatgtgtgcgtcgactgaCGGTTTCTTCACCTTTGAATCAAACcgggttggcgattttgtgcCGAGCGGGTGGTCGCCGATCTTTGCTCAaatgtgctaagtatggggatttgtgcgcgatagcgggttatggtttcctacctttctctttctcttcacttgggagtCTGGttggatctttgttgccttgctcaagcggatccgagAAATTCCTCAGTATCTCGGGAtgcggggctcgggtggccgcttacatttttactagacttagctttgctattgctaagggtgtgggagcccagattgtctctcggctccccaccaatttcatgtaaacttttattttaattttaatgaaagctgcgcgcatccctttaaaataaaaaaaataaataaaaataataataataataataataataacaacaacaacaataacaacaacactaacaataacaacgacaataataacaacaacaacaacaataataataataataataatgataacaataataataacaacaacaagaaaaagaacaacaataactaacaaccacaataacaacatcaagaacaacaataactaacaacaacaagaacaacaataacaacaataacagcaacaataataacaataataataacaataacaataaaaataataataataataataataataataataataataataataataataataataataataataataataataaaataataataataataacaacatgaagaagaagaacaacaataactaacaacaacaataacaacaacaagaacaacaataacaaacaacaacaataacaataataacaacaacaataataacaaaaataataacaataacaataacaataataataataataataataataataaaaataataataataacaataataataataaaaataataataataataataacaataataataataacaataataacaataacaacaataacaataataacaacaatagtaataataacaataataataataataataataataataataataataataataatgataataatattaacaacaacaacagtagcaataataataaaaataataataataacaacaataacaacagcaacatgaacaacaataacaacaacaataagaacaacaacaacaacaacaacaacaacaataataataataataataataataataataataataataataataataataataataataataataataataataataataataataataataataataataataataataataataacaacaacaacaacaacaacaacaataacaacaacactaacaataacaacgacaataataacaacaataataacaataataataataatgataacaataataataacaacaacaagaaaaagaacaacaataactaacaaccacaataacaacaacaagaacaacaataactaacaacaacaagaacaacaataacaacaacaataataacaataataataacaacaacaataataataataataataataataataataataataataataataataataataataataataataataataataataataataataatagtaattcaaGTCCTGAACTCCATAGTTTTTGGTCTCAACAACTTCTGGTGCACTGGCTTATTACTGCCACAGCAGATTTGCCTTCTTATCTCCAAACTAAGCAGGGATATTTTTTGGGGAAGAAATGGCAGCAAGAAGAAGCACATCTTTAAAGCCTGGCAGAGCATTTGTGCACCCTGGGAGGAAGGGGGTTTTCAGGTTAAGGATGTTTGCACTTGGAACAAAGCTGCTCTGCTGAAATGGCTTTGGCATTTGGATAGAGAGACTGGAGCAATTTGGATTTCCTGGGTTACAAAGTATTTCTTAACTGAATGTTCTATCTGGGACCTTGCTGTTAGGGACTGTTTTTCTGAAAGTCTTAGAGGAGTTCTTCTCCTTAGAGATGCCTGCATTAAGCAGCTAGGCACTGTTCAGGCAGTTCAGGCTATGCTCTCCACCTGCATTATCAAGGGTCAGTTCTCTGTGAAGAAAGCTTATGACAGCCTGAGATGCTCTTATCCTGTCCTTGCTGTGTATAAAGCTATTCACAGATCTACTATTCTTCCACGGCATAAAATCATCCTCATGCTAGCCATTCAAAAAAAGCTGGCTACCCAAGATCTCTTAACTACTCGAGGGATTGTTCTGGTGAACAGATGCTACTTGTGCAAAGCTGCAGCTGAGTGTGCTGATCACTTGTTCTTTGCTTGCCCTTATGCAGCAGGATTTCTCACTCTTTTGCAGCATTGGATACAGCTACCTTCCTCCCTTACTTCACTCTACTCCTTGCTTACTATGTCTAGCAAGGGTCAGGGGAGTAGGAAACCATTGATTAGCTGCGGCATTGGTAGTCTGGTTTATGCTATTTGGGCAGAGAGGAATGCTCGTGCATTTAGGGATCAGGAAAGACCTATCCAGGCTGTTTTCAGTGAACTAAAATTCACTGTCAATACACTACTTGCGTGTAGAGGTCCTGAAAATGTATTACTTGACATAGACACAATTTTCACTTCTTAGACTTATAGTCCTCTTGTATAGATAGTGGAGGAGTTTTTGTATATGGTATAGGGGATATATCTTTGTAAGAAAACTCTTGTACTCCTATTTTTGGAATATAATGAGTAATAcccttcttgcaaaaaaaataaataataataatagtaataataataataataataataataataataataataataataataataataataataac is a genomic window containing:
- the LOC141627533 gene encoding uncharacterized protein LOC141627533, with protein sequence MYPACVDGLYTFHIYGIPRPTAPSTSVSSDGSVELAQWSISSLDHVDLDLSELNLRQCQRKICDGHYTVAVRQICLLISKLSRDIFWGRNGSKKKHIFKAWQSICAPWEEGGFQVKDVCTWNKAALLKWLWHLDRETGAIWISWVTKYFLTECSIWDLAVRDCFSESLRGVLLLRDACIKQLGTVQAVQAMLSTCIIKGQFSVKKAYDSLRCSYPVLAVYKAIHRSTILPRHKIILMLAIQKKLATQDLLTTRGIVLVNRCYLCKAAAECADHLFFACPYAAGFLTLLQHWIQLPSSLTSLYSLLTMSSKGQGSRKPLISCGIGSLVYAIWAERNARAFRDQERPIQAVFSELKFTVNTLLACRGPENVLLDIDTIFTS